A DNA window from Rossellomorea marisflavi contains the following coding sequences:
- a CDS encoding ABC transporter permease — translation MKRKKLTSLVVRCILYALVALFLFWSIKNHYYDYIFTNSSTFLLLLRQHLSLVLVSSLLAIVIAVPMGILITRKSFRRAEWVVSNTVNFGQTIPSLAVLALMISILGIGFKTAVFALFIYSLLPIYRNTVAGIDSIDENLLDAAKGMGMTRVQILFKMELPNAAYSILAGIRTAIVLNIGTAALAYVVGGGGLGVWIFTGIQLFDNGYLISGAIPVTLLAVGVDFGLRLLENKLISKGIRATVES, via the coding sequence ATGAAAAGAAAAAAACTGACGAGCCTCGTCGTACGTTGCATCCTGTATGCACTGGTGGCCCTTTTTCTGTTCTGGTCCATCAAGAATCATTATTATGACTACATTTTCACAAATAGCAGTACCTTTCTACTCCTTCTTCGGCAGCATCTTTCACTTGTGCTTGTTTCATCGCTTTTGGCGATCGTCATTGCTGTCCCAATGGGCATCCTCATCACAAGGAAGTCATTCAGAAGGGCGGAATGGGTCGTGTCGAATACGGTCAATTTCGGTCAGACGATCCCGAGCCTTGCCGTCCTGGCACTGATGATCAGCATATTGGGAATCGGTTTTAAAACAGCCGTGTTTGCTCTTTTCATTTATTCTTTATTACCGATTTATCGGAATACGGTGGCAGGAATCGATTCGATCGATGAAAATCTTCTTGACGCCGCCAAAGGGATGGGAATGACCCGGGTGCAGATCTTGTTTAAAATGGAATTACCCAATGCGGCATATTCGATCCTGGCGGGGATCCGGACGGCCATTGTTCTGAATATCGGAACGGCAGCCCTTGCTTATGTAGTAGGTGGAGGAGGGCTGGGTGTTTGGATTTTCACCGGCATACAGCTCTTTGATAATGGTTACCTCATTTCAGGTGCCATCCCCGTTACGCTGCTGGCTGTCGGAGTCGATTTTGGGTTGAGGCTCCTGGAAAACAAATTGATTTCAAAAGGCATAAGGGCGACAGTTGAATCGTAA
- the cobA gene encoding uroporphyrinogen-III C-methyltransferase has protein sequence MGKVYLVGAGPGDPDLLTIKGLKAIQQADVILYDRLVNKELLTHAKEGADLIYCGKLPHYHTMKQETINRFLIKYASGSKVVVRLKGGDPFVFGRGGEEAEALAAKSIPFEVVPGITSGIAASAYAGIPVTHRDVSASVAFVTGHAHGEEDEEKWEGLAKGVDTLAIYMGVGNLPFIRDRLIRYGKSPETPVALVHWGTTDVQKTVTGTLADIVEVVEREGIQNPSMIIIGEVVRFREKIKWFENISEPAISEAL, from the coding sequence ATGGGGAAAGTATATTTAGTGGGGGCCGGGCCAGGGGATCCGGACCTTCTGACCATCAAAGGGCTGAAAGCCATCCAGCAGGCTGATGTGATTCTTTATGATCGGCTGGTGAACAAAGAGCTCCTCACCCATGCGAAAGAAGGGGCCGATCTGATTTACTGCGGGAAATTGCCTCATTATCATACGATGAAGCAGGAAACGATCAACCGTTTTCTCATTAAATATGCATCGGGATCCAAGGTAGTAGTCAGACTGAAGGGGGGAGACCCGTTTGTGTTCGGAAGAGGTGGAGAGGAAGCGGAGGCACTAGCCGCTAAATCCATCCCGTTCGAAGTGGTGCCCGGCATCACTTCGGGCATTGCCGCTTCTGCTTATGCGGGTATCCCCGTCACCCATCGTGACGTGAGCGCAAGCGTTGCTTTCGTGACCGGGCATGCCCACGGGGAAGAAGATGAAGAGAAATGGGAAGGTCTTGCGAAGGGGGTCGACACCCTTGCAATCTACATGGGGGTCGGCAACCTCCCATTTATCCGGGACCGTCTGATCCGCTACGGTAAATCTCCCGAAACCCCGGTTGCCCTGGTGCATTGGGGAACGACAGATGTACAGAAGACGGTCACCGGTACGCTTGCTGATATCGTGGAGGTCGTGGAGAGAGAAGGCATACAGAATCCGAGCATGATCATTATCGGGGAAGTCGTCCGTTTCCGTGAAAAGATCAAATGGTTTGAGAATATATCTGAACCGGCCATCAGTGAGGCATTATAA
- a CDS encoding nitrite/sulfite reductase, with amino-acid sequence MAYQKHWEQNEKLNKTEQWKLERDGLTILEDIPEYAKNGFSSIPKEEWDKFKWAGLYLQRPKEDGYFMMRVNVPSGILTYDQAVELAAICKEYGRDVYDITTRQAIQFHWLKIEQIPDIFNRLERVGLSSAGACGDITRNIVGNPLTGIDPDELFDTREIVKEVYDFFQLNEDFSNLPRKYKLSISSNINNASNAEINCASFVPATKVIDGTKVAGFHLKVGGGLSARPFLAETLDVFIQPHQVKEVAIAVTTIFRDFGYREKRHLARLKFLVADWGPEKFKEKLLEYVELPDGGEDAVTGWNAGYFYGVKPQKQEGLNYVGLNVPVGRLSSDEVLELARISKKYGNGELRNCNSQNLIIPNIPDEHVDALLEEKIFDRISTSPLSFIGYSVSCTGIEYCNLALVETKERMRRIANELDRELSLDVPVRMHMVGCPNSCGQRQIADIGLQGIKMRTKDKKMIEAFEIYVGGTLQDGGTLNEKLKGKVEAEQLSDVVKGLLIHFKNTKEPGEAFFDYVNRVGTADLQESLDGLLQEA; translated from the coding sequence ATGGCATATCAGAAGCACTGGGAACAAAATGAGAAATTGAATAAAACCGAACAATGGAAGCTTGAGCGGGATGGCTTGACTATATTGGAGGATATCCCTGAATACGCAAAAAATGGTTTTTCATCGATCCCGAAGGAAGAGTGGGATAAGTTCAAATGGGCTGGCCTGTATTTGCAACGTCCAAAAGAAGATGGCTATTTCATGATGAGGGTCAATGTCCCCTCTGGCATTCTCACATATGATCAAGCCGTAGAACTCGCGGCCATCTGTAAAGAGTACGGCCGTGATGTGTACGACATCACGACGCGACAGGCCATCCAGTTTCACTGGTTGAAAATCGAACAGATTCCGGACATCTTCAACCGTCTTGAAAGAGTCGGCCTTTCCTCCGCCGGTGCATGTGGAGACATCACTAGGAATATCGTCGGGAATCCACTGACGGGCATTGATCCGGATGAACTGTTCGACACGCGGGAGATTGTGAAGGAAGTATATGATTTCTTCCAGCTTAATGAAGATTTCTCGAATCTTCCGAGAAAATATAAGCTGTCCATCTCTTCTAATATCAATAATGCATCAAATGCAGAAATCAACTGTGCATCGTTCGTACCGGCTACGAAAGTGATTGACGGAACAAAAGTGGCAGGCTTCCATTTGAAGGTAGGGGGAGGCCTGTCAGCAAGACCGTTCCTTGCTGAGACACTGGATGTATTCATCCAGCCACATCAGGTAAAAGAAGTAGCGATTGCCGTGACGACGATCTTCAGGGATTTTGGTTACAGGGAGAAGAGGCATCTCGCACGTTTGAAGTTCCTCGTTGCGGACTGGGGTCCCGAGAAATTCAAGGAGAAATTACTGGAGTATGTCGAGCTACCGGATGGCGGAGAGGATGCCGTAACGGGATGGAATGCTGGCTACTTTTATGGAGTAAAGCCTCAGAAGCAAGAGGGGCTGAACTATGTGGGACTGAATGTTCCGGTGGGCAGACTCAGTTCCGACGAAGTGCTGGAGCTTGCAAGGATATCAAAAAAATACGGGAACGGGGAACTGCGAAACTGCAACTCACAGAATCTCATCATTCCGAATATCCCGGATGAGCATGTGGACGCCCTGTTGGAAGAAAAAATCTTCGATAGAATTTCCACGAGCCCGTTATCCTTTATCGGATATTCCGTGTCCTGTACAGGGATTGAATATTGCAATCTTGCCCTCGTCGAAACGAAGGAGAGAATGCGCAGGATCGCCAATGAACTGGATCGTGAACTGAGCCTCGATGTGCCGGTGCGCATGCATATGGTCGGGTGTCCCAATTCATGCGGGCAGAGGCAAATTGCCGACATCGGTCTTCAGGGAATCAAGATGCGGACAAAGGACAAAAAGATGATCGAGGCCTTTGAAATCTATGTAGGAGGTACACTCCAAGATGGAGGGACGTTGAATGAAAAGCTGAAGGGGAAAGTGGAAGCCGAGCAGCTTTCAGATGTGGTAAAGGGTCTCCTCATCCACTTCAAGAATACGAAGGAACCGGGAGAAGCCTTCTTTGACTACGTGAATCGTGTAGGAACGGCCGATCTGCAAGAGTCACTGGACGGGTTGCTTCAGGAAGCATAA
- a CDS encoding precorrin-2 dehydrogenase/sirohydrochlorin ferrochelatase family protein: MLDVTGKKVIIAGGGRIALRKLSVFMNEGAVITVISPEASEEIQRLHEHGAIVWKRACIQKEDLKGAHFLIAATNDPSANEALHIMADASTWVCVASDGNKGNMQMMSFKREGDLTISVSTSGSSPGLAKDLSGILMDRCKSIAKKLPFIRREREHIKNTLPSHERGEQIRLLLKELMK; the protein is encoded by the coding sequence ATGCTTGATGTCACCGGGAAGAAGGTGATTATTGCAGGCGGAGGGAGGATCGCACTCCGCAAGCTATCCGTCTTTATGAACGAGGGAGCCGTGATCACCGTCATCAGCCCGGAGGCATCTGAAGAAATACAGCGACTCCATGAGCATGGTGCCATTGTTTGGAAAAGGGCCTGCATTCAGAAGGAGGATTTGAAAGGAGCCCATTTCCTCATCGCAGCTACGAATGATCCTTCTGCGAATGAAGCGTTGCATATCATGGCTGATGCTTCCACCTGGGTCTGCGTAGCAAGTGACGGGAATAAAGGAAATATGCAGATGATGTCATTCAAAAGGGAGGGGGACCTCACCATTTCTGTATCCACCTCCGGCTCAAGCCCCGGCCTCGCAAAGGATTTGTCCGGGATCCTCATGGACCGGTGCAAATCGATTGCAAAAAAGCTGCCTTTCATTAGAAGGGAGCGGGAGCATATCAAGAATACCCTGCCCTCGCATGAAAGGGGTGAGCAGATTCGCCTATTACTAAAAGAGCTGATGAAATAA
- a CDS encoding DUF3906 family protein, with product MNLYRFEVTTHTFVTPVVVAADSDEKAFDLVEIELEKYFLKKPEIVDISLYEKRRLRGGGAAFVLHEKETIIK from the coding sequence ATGAATCTGTATCGATTTGAAGTAACGACCCATACCTTTGTTACCCCCGTCGTGGTCGCAGCAGACTCCGATGAAAAAGCATTTGATCTGGTGGAGATTGAATTAGAAAAGTATTTTCTGAAGAAACCTGAAATCGTGGACATCTCGCTTTATGAGAAACGGAGATTGCGAGGCGGAGGAGCAGCATTCGTCCTCCACGAGAAGGAAACCATCATAAAGTAA
- a CDS encoding sirohydrochlorin chelatase produces the protein MKKAVLYVCHGSRLKEARDEAVDFITSCKSHVDAEIQEISFLELAEPSIQEGFAACVEKGATHIAVVPLLLLTAVHAKKDIPEEIDTCMGEYPEIAVSYGRPIGVHDKLIESVILHLNSVVDHVVLIGRGSSDPAVKRDLGAIAEKVRQRSGMKTVQTCFLTACEPSFSGILEEMSATKEPVLFIPYLLFTGLLMKDIQAKIKKSGNPHLQLGKYLGYNHLVREAFVERTHEALSSPLYRRGEQFAAADA, from the coding sequence ATGAAGAAAGCCGTCTTATATGTCTGTCACGGAAGCCGCTTGAAGGAAGCGAGGGATGAAGCCGTCGACTTCATCACCTCGTGCAAATCCCATGTCGACGCAGAGATCCAGGAAATCAGTTTTCTTGAACTTGCCGAACCATCCATTCAGGAAGGATTCGCGGCATGCGTGGAAAAAGGCGCCACGCATATCGCCGTTGTCCCGCTTCTTTTACTCACTGCCGTTCATGCGAAAAAAGATATCCCGGAAGAGATTGATACCTGTATGGGAGAGTACCCTGAGATAGCCGTCAGCTACGGGCGTCCGATCGGGGTTCATGACAAGCTGATTGAAAGTGTCATCCTCCACTTGAATTCCGTGGTTGATCATGTGGTCCTCATCGGGAGGGGAAGTTCAGACCCCGCGGTCAAACGTGATCTCGGAGCGATTGCAGAGAAGGTCCGACAGCGATCGGGAATGAAAACGGTCCAAACATGTTTTCTGACCGCTTGTGAACCATCCTTTTCCGGTATCCTCGAGGAGATGTCTGCGACAAAAGAACCGGTCCTCTTTATCCCGTACCTCCTGTTCACAGGACTATTGATGAAAGACATCCAAGCGAAAATCAAGAAGAGTGGAAATCCACATCTCCAGCTCGGAAAATATCTCGGGTACAACCATCTAGTAAGAGAAGCGTTCGTGGAGCGTACGCACGAAGCCCTTTCAAGTCCGCTTTATAGGAGAGGTGAGCAATTTGCTGCCGCTGATGCTTGA
- a CDS encoding xanthine phosphoribosyltransferase, producing MELLHKKIEQEGKVLSDTVLKVDSFLNHQVDPQLMKAIGEEFAARFRHEGITKVLTIESSGIAPGVMAAMELGTPMIFARKKKSLTLSEGLLTAEVYSFTKQETNTISVSTQYIKEGDRVLLIDDFLANGQAALGLIELVKQAGAHVAGIGIVIEKSFQEGGKLVRDTGYRVESLAEIESLNDGQVTFKKGAEVS from the coding sequence GTGGAACTACTTCACAAGAAGATTGAACAAGAAGGCAAAGTATTATCAGATACAGTATTGAAGGTGGATTCGTTCTTGAATCACCAAGTGGATCCGCAGCTGATGAAGGCAATAGGGGAGGAATTCGCCGCGCGCTTCAGACATGAGGGCATCACAAAGGTCCTCACGATCGAATCATCAGGGATCGCACCGGGTGTGATGGCAGCCATGGAACTCGGAACGCCGATGATTTTTGCCCGGAAAAAGAAATCTCTTACTCTATCAGAAGGTCTGCTCACAGCTGAGGTCTATTCCTTCACGAAGCAGGAGACGAATACCATCTCCGTATCCACTCAATACATCAAGGAAGGGGACCGGGTGTTGCTGATCGATGATTTCCTGGCGAACGGGCAGGCAGCCCTTGGGCTGATCGAGCTCGTGAAACAGGCAGGTGCACACGTGGCAGGAATCGGTATCGTCATCGAGAAATCCTTCCAAGAAGGCGGGAAACTTGTGAGGGATACGGGCTACCGGGTCGAGTCGCTGGCTGAAATTGAGTCACTCAACGACGGGCAAGTCACCTTCAAAAAAGGAGCTGAAGTGTCATGA
- a CDS encoding long-chain-fatty-acid--CoA ligase, whose product MYATTGTMFDQSVENYRNQEAIVEVKSGRRMTYGQWQERVHQMCNALQAEGVRKGDRVSTFLYNTELLATVYFACGKIGAIINPINFRLNSDELAFIMHDAEPKVFLFEEALQNVVEGIAPDFGQIVFWYEGGNPPAFSKRVSDMAFSTQFEKVEVDEKDPYAMMYTSGTTGRPKGVLHRHRDVMEQALILTGVMGYRSGDVGLVTAPMFHCAELHCAFVPRVLAGAKNVILHQFDPKLVLETIERERITTLFAAPTMWSMLLEEGTSHYDTSSLRNGLYGAAPMAPSLVRKLHDELKIELIQAYGQTEMGPAIAFLLPHEQLTKAGAAGKAAYHHQIRVVKPETSGPADPEDICTVGEIGEIIVKGSCTMIGYHGRTEATEHALYRGWYHTGDLGYVDREGYLYIADRIDDMIISGGENVYPREVEDALHAHEGVVDVAVLGTPDEKWGEVVTAVIVPKSKTLTAQQLDDFLKSGKALAGYKRPRNYRFTPALPRNASGKIQKFLLREDLSKEVHID is encoded by the coding sequence ATGTACGCAACGACCGGAACGATGTTTGATCAAAGTGTGGAGAATTACCGGAACCAGGAAGCGATCGTAGAGGTGAAAAGTGGACGGCGGATGACTTACGGACAATGGCAGGAAAGGGTTCACCAGATGTGCAATGCACTTCAGGCAGAAGGAGTGAGGAAGGGGGACAGGGTTTCGACCTTTCTGTATAATACCGAGTTGCTCGCGACCGTTTATTTTGCCTGCGGGAAAATCGGGGCCATCATCAACCCGATCAACTTTCGACTTAATTCAGATGAACTGGCCTTCATCATGCATGACGCCGAACCAAAGGTGTTCCTATTTGAAGAAGCACTTCAAAACGTCGTGGAAGGGATAGCACCGGATTTCGGTCAAATCGTCTTCTGGTATGAAGGGGGGAATCCGCCTGCCTTTTCAAAGCGCGTGAGCGACATGGCCTTTTCGACTCAATTTGAAAAAGTCGAAGTGGATGAAAAAGATCCGTATGCGATGATGTATACGAGCGGGACGACGGGAAGGCCGAAAGGAGTGCTTCATCGTCACCGCGACGTGATGGAGCAGGCGTTGATCCTGACCGGTGTTATGGGATACCGGTCTGGTGATGTGGGATTGGTCACGGCTCCGATGTTTCATTGTGCAGAACTCCACTGTGCATTCGTTCCGAGGGTACTCGCAGGCGCGAAGAACGTCATCCTTCATCAATTCGATCCAAAGCTCGTCCTTGAAACGATCGAACGAGAGCGCATTACGACTCTTTTTGCAGCTCCGACCATGTGGAGCATGCTGCTAGAAGAGGGCACGTCCCACTATGACACGTCGAGTCTCAGGAATGGGCTCTATGGTGCCGCACCAATGGCGCCGAGCCTTGTGAGGAAGCTTCATGATGAACTGAAGATCGAGCTGATACAGGCGTATGGACAAACGGAAATGGGTCCTGCCATTGCATTTCTTCTACCCCATGAACAGCTTACTAAGGCGGGGGCGGCAGGGAAAGCGGCCTATCATCATCAAATACGGGTCGTGAAACCGGAAACGTCCGGCCCGGCGGATCCAGAGGACATCTGTACCGTGGGTGAAATTGGTGAAATTATCGTGAAGGGATCGTGTACCATGATCGGGTATCATGGCCGCACCGAAGCAACGGAACATGCCTTGTATAGAGGATGGTATCATACTGGGGACCTTGGATATGTTGACCGTGAAGGATACCTTTATATCGCCGACCGGATTGACGATATGATCATTTCAGGAGGGGAAAATGTCTATCCAAGGGAAGTCGAAGATGCCCTGCACGCCCACGAAGGAGTCGTGGATGTTGCTGTCCTGGGAACACCGGATGAAAAATGGGGGGAAGTCGTCACGGCCGTCATCGTACCTAAGTCGAAAACATTGACTGCTCAACAATTGGATGACTTTTTGAAAAGCGGGAAGGCTCTGGCAGGCTATAAACGGCCACGGAACTATCGATTCACCCCAGCACTTCCACGGAACGCCAGTGGCAAAATCCAAAAATTCCTGCTGAGAGAGGACTTGTCAAAAGAGGTTCATATTGATTAA
- a CDS encoding ABC transporter permease: MERWITFLDVNGPRIVDLTIEHALLVGLAILVALLIGIPLGIYLTTNDYLAETILQVASVMLTIPSIALFGVMIPIFSIINQGIGFVPAFVALVLYSQLPIIRNTYTAIKNVSPQMRDAAKGLGMKTHQRLFKVEIPNAFPLIMAGIRTAVVMNIGIGVIAAYIGAGGLGVLITQGISRGDNYLIISGSIAVAILAMIADGILMYIQKRFTPKSLSN, from the coding sequence ATGGAAAGATGGATTACATTTCTCGATGTCAACGGTCCGCGAATCGTGGATCTGACAATCGAACATGCGCTTCTCGTGGGACTAGCGATCCTGGTAGCTCTTCTCATCGGCATCCCTCTGGGGATCTATCTGACAACCAATGATTATCTAGCAGAAACGATCCTTCAGGTTGCATCGGTCATGCTGACCATTCCGAGTATTGCATTATTCGGAGTCATGATTCCCATTTTTTCAATCATCAATCAGGGGATCGGTTTCGTCCCCGCATTTGTAGCCCTCGTATTATATTCCCAGCTTCCCATCATCCGTAATACATATACGGCGATTAAGAATGTAAGTCCCCAGATGCGCGACGCCGCCAAAGGGCTGGGCATGAAAACACATCAACGTCTATTCAAAGTGGAAATCCCCAATGCTTTTCCCCTCATCATGGCCGGAATCAGGACGGCAGTAGTCATGAATATCGGAATCGGAGTGATTGCGGCTTACATTGGTGCGGGTGGCTTGGGTGTCCTCATTACTCAGGGAATCTCCCGCGGTGACAACTACCTGATCATCAGTGGGTCGATTGCCGTTGCCATCCTTGCCATGATTGCCGATGGGATCCTGATGTACATCCAAAAACGATTTACACCTAAAAGTCTATCCAATTGA
- a CDS encoding ABC transporter ATP-binding protein, whose amino-acid sequence MIKFDQITKTYEGGVTAINKVDFNVDEGHIVVLLGPSGCGKTTLLRMVNRLESISEGKIYINGQDSSELNPIELRRKIGYVIQSNGLFPNLTIEENVMIVPDMLGWRKAQKRERFNELMAMIGLDPEKYRKRYPHELSGGQQQRIGVIRALAADPPVMLMDEPFGALDPIIREKIQDEFLQIQRKVKKTILFVSHDIDEAIKMADRIVLLKGGEIMQYDSPSEMLVRPKNEFVYEFFGKDRAIKSLSLHTIKDLKDIIGLVEIDDTIQDTKTIHVGNDLRNTLSMLLNQEADQVIVNDDHGVRLGAITIDRVQQYLHYEIKGKSIPMEER is encoded by the coding sequence ATGATCAAGTTTGACCAAATTACAAAGACGTATGAAGGTGGTGTGACAGCCATCAATAAGGTCGATTTCAATGTGGATGAAGGACATATTGTCGTTCTGCTTGGCCCCTCTGGATGCGGAAAGACGACGCTCCTCCGCATGGTCAATCGCCTTGAGTCGATTTCGGAAGGGAAGATCTACATCAACGGTCAGGACTCCAGCGAACTGAATCCCATTGAACTGCGAAGGAAGATCGGGTATGTGATCCAAAGCAATGGACTTTTCCCCAATCTTACAATCGAGGAGAATGTCATGATCGTCCCTGATATGCTGGGATGGAGAAAGGCACAAAAACGTGAGCGGTTCAATGAGCTCATGGCCATGATCGGACTGGATCCAGAGAAATATAGGAAGCGGTACCCCCACGAACTCTCCGGTGGTCAGCAGCAAAGAATCGGTGTCATTCGTGCCCTCGCTGCCGATCCTCCCGTCATGCTCATGGACGAACCGTTCGGGGCACTTGATCCGATCATACGTGAGAAGATCCAGGATGAATTTCTACAAATCCAGCGGAAGGTAAAGAAGACGATCCTCTTTGTCAGTCACGATATTGATGAAGCCATCAAGATGGCTGACCGGATCGTTTTATTAAAAGGTGGGGAGATCATGCAGTATGATTCTCCTTCAGAAATGCTCGTACGTCCGAAAAATGAATTTGTATATGAATTCTTTGGGAAAGACCGGGCGATTAAAAGCCTGAGCCTTCATACGATCAAAGATTTGAAGGATATCATCGGGCTAGTGGAGATAGATGATACCATTCAGGATACCAAAACTATTCACGTCGGGAACGATCTACGCAATACGCTTTCCATGCTTTTGAATCAAGAAGCGGATCAAGTGATTGTCAATGATGACCATGGAGTCCGTCTGGGAGCCATCACGATTGATCGGGTCCAACAATATCTGCACTACGAGATAAAGGGTAAATCCATTCCTATGGAGGAAAGGTGA
- a CDS encoding VOC family protein — translation MITYQNLHHVSLTVTDLKRSREFYKDVLCLEEIKRPEFGFPGAWYAIGNQQLHLIVHPTSQTIREEKILSSREGHFALRVDDYDRALTWLKGHGVEILEKPHSKSGFAQIFCQDPDGNLIELNVDQKDV, via the coding sequence GTGATCACCTACCAGAATCTACACCATGTCAGTTTGACCGTAACCGATCTCAAAAGGTCTAGGGAGTTCTACAAAGATGTACTGTGCCTCGAAGAGATCAAGCGTCCGGAGTTCGGCTTTCCGGGTGCATGGTACGCCATTGGTAATCAGCAGCTCCATTTGATCGTCCACCCGACCTCTCAAACGATACGGGAAGAGAAGATTCTATCAAGCAGGGAAGGTCATTTTGCCCTGAGGGTGGATGATTACGATCGAGCCTTGACATGGCTGAAGGGACACGGGGTCGAAATACTTGAAAAACCTCACTCGAAAAGTGGATTTGCACAAATTTTTTGTCAAGATCCCGATGGGAATCTGATTGAATTGAATGTAGATCAAAAAGATGTATAG
- a CDS encoding nucleobase:cation symporter-2 family protein, translating into MKQSSLKTASLGIQHVLAMYAGAVIVPLIVGGALGLTGEQLTYLVSIDIFMCGIATLLQVWKNKFFGIGLPVVLGCTFTAVGPMISIGAKYGITSIYGSILASGLFVIIISTFFGKLVRFFPPVVTGSVVTIIGITLIPVAMNNMAGGEGSADYGSIDNLLLAFGTLIFILVLYKMFTGFIRSVSILLGLVAGTIAAMFMGKVNFSEVGEASWFHMAQPFYFGMPTFDIAAILTMILVAMVSLVESTGVYFALGDITNRKLSEEDLSKGYRAEGLAIFLGGIFNVFPYTAYSQNVGLIQLSGVKKSNVIYAAATFLIILGLVPKIGALTTVIPSAVLGGAMVAMFGMVVAYGIKMLSRVDFSSQENLLIIACSVGMGLGVTAVPELFSKMPEAVRILTDNGIVAGSLMAIFLNLFFNVFSRQREKRVVLQEQKAS; encoded by the coding sequence ATGAAGCAATCATCACTCAAGACCGCTTCCCTTGGAATTCAGCACGTACTCGCAATGTATGCGGGGGCCGTCATTGTCCCCTTGATCGTTGGAGGGGCCCTCGGTTTGACGGGTGAACAACTCACTTATCTGGTATCCATCGACATCTTCATGTGCGGGATCGCCACCCTGCTACAGGTGTGGAAAAATAAGTTCTTCGGCATCGGACTTCCGGTCGTCCTTGGATGTACCTTCACAGCCGTCGGTCCCATGATCTCCATCGGAGCGAAATACGGGATTACAAGTATTTATGGCTCCATCCTTGCTTCAGGTTTGTTCGTCATCATCATCAGCACGTTTTTCGGAAAGCTTGTACGCTTTTTCCCGCCAGTCGTGACGGGTTCTGTCGTCACCATCATCGGGATCACCCTGATTCCTGTTGCCATGAATAATATGGCTGGAGGAGAGGGAAGTGCAGATTATGGTTCCATTGATAATCTTCTCCTGGCATTTGGGACCCTGATCTTCATCCTTGTCCTTTACAAAATGTTCACCGGCTTCATTCGATCTGTATCCATCCTGCTGGGGCTTGTGGCGGGAACCATAGCCGCCATGTTCATGGGGAAAGTGAACTTCTCGGAAGTAGGGGAAGCATCCTGGTTCCATATGGCACAGCCCTTCTACTTCGGCATGCCGACCTTTGACATCGCCGCGATCCTAACCATGATCCTCGTGGCCATGGTCAGCCTGGTAGAATCGACGGGTGTCTATTTCGCCCTAGGGGATATCACCAATCGGAAGCTTAGCGAGGAAGATCTATCCAAGGGATACCGGGCAGAAGGGCTTGCCATCTTCCTAGGTGGAATCTTCAACGTCTTCCCATATACCGCTTATTCCCAAAACGTCGGGCTTATCCAGCTTTCAGGCGTAAAGAAATCGAATGTGATCTATGCCGCGGCAACCTTCCTGATCATCCTGGGCCTTGTACCGAAGATCGGAGCCCTCACGACCGTCATCCCGTCTGCCGTGCTCGGGGGTGCCATGGTGGCCATGTTCGGCATGGTCGTCGCATACGGCATCAAGATGCTCAGCAGGGTGGACTTTTCATCACAGGAGAATCTCCTGATCATTGCGTGCTCCGTCGGAATGGGTCTCGGGGTCACCGCGGTCCCGGAACTCTTCTCAAAGATGCCAGAAGCTGTCCGCATCCTCACCGATAATGGAATCGTGGCAGGAAGCCTCATGGCCATCTTCTTGAATCTGTTCTTCAATGTCTTCTCACGTCAGCGTGAGAAGAGGGTTGTATTGCAGGAGCAGAAGGCGTCGTGA